In Nicotiana tabacum cultivar K326 chromosome 21, ASM71507v2, whole genome shotgun sequence, one DNA window encodes the following:
- the LOC107802688 gene encoding E3 ubiquitin-protein ligase SINAT3-like: MEEMEMDSIECVSSSMDGVEDEEIRSSVSSHQQYSSAKPHHNVIPSGIAPTSVHELLECPVCTNSMYPPIHQCHNGHTLCSTCKTRVHNRCPTCRQELGDIRCLALEKVAESLELPCKYYSLGCPEIFPYYSKLKHETLCNFRPYNCPYAGSECSVTGDIPYLVTHLRDDHKVDMHTGCTFNHRYVKSNPREVENATWMLTVFHCFGQYFCLHFEAFQLGMAPVYMAFLRFMGDESEARSYSYSLEVGGNGRKLLWEGTPRSIRDSHRKVRDSHDGLIIQRNMALFFSGGDRKELKLRVTGRIWKEQQNPDGGVCIPNLCS, translated from the exons ATGGAAGAAATGGAGATGGATAGCATTGAGTGTGTATCATCATCAATGGATGGCGTTGAAGATGAAGAGATCCGATCTTCTGTTTCATCTCATCAACAATATTCTTCAGCAAAACCTCATCATAATGTTATACCTTCCGGGATTGCCCCAACTAGTGTTCATGAATTGCTGGAATGCCCCGTTTGTACTAATTCTATGTACCCGCCTATTCATCAG tGTCACAATGGACACACGCTTTGTTCAACTTGCAAAACAAGGGTGCACAATCGATGTCCCACATGCAGACAAGAGCTTGGTGATATAAGGTGTTTAGCGCTAGAGAAGGTAGCAGAGTCGCTTGAACTGCCTTGCAAATATTATTCTTTGGGCTGCCCAGAAATATTCCCATATTACAGCAAACTTAAACATGAGACATTGTGCAATTTTAGACCATACAATTGCCCATATGCTGGGTCAGAGTGCTCAGTGACCGGAGACATCCCTTATTTGGTTACGCATTTAAGAGATGACCACAAAGTGGATATGCACACAGGATGCACGTTCAACCATCGTTATGTAAAGTCTAATCCTCGTGAAGTGGAAAATGCCACATGGATGCTGACG GTCTTCCACTGTTTCGGGCAGTATTTCTGTCTCCATTTCGAGGCGTTCCAGCTTGGCATGGCACCTGTATATATGGCATTTCTACGCTTCATGGGTGATGAAAGTGAGGCACGGAGTTACAGCTACAGTCTAGAGGTAGGAGGAAATGGTAGAAAGCTCTTATGGGAGGGTACCCCAAGAAGTATTCGAGATAGCCACCGCAAGGTGAGAGACAGTCACGATGGTCTTATAATCCAACGTAACATGGCACTTTTCTTTTCTGGTGGTGACCGGAAAGAGCTGAAACTTAGAGTTACTGGACGGATATGGAAGGAACAACAAAATCCAGATGGTGGGGTGTGCATAccaaatctctgtagctaa